One window from the genome of Armatimonadota bacterium encodes:
- a CDS encoding energy transducer TonB, translating into MTFTHMKDKVLTYAIAASIAAHILVVGVVGHSSAARLNTASAAVLAPKFIKVDFVGDPSEATKPKPVETSRSEPIASQLDRQAQPDPEMTTPIYNASPRQLIRQPISVPGAPRGSGHQMPGNPGGKLNIGSTSANGDLGGNWGGGRTPVGWVPGSDDGKGKGSGSGAGEGRPDPVKNASDGPGREPAPVPVPRTVSVRICDQSGMLAGEYCRSTSARSFIEGEQPSRTCTHCKAPEYKSRLADQANPVLTRDAGVSVPASVEEGLSLTVKVEYTVTNEGSVSDVSVIQSSGNRALDKAVISATSRLKYKPAVQDGTARSVKMTRTYRINT; encoded by the coding sequence TTGACCTTTACTCATATGAAAGATAAAGTATTAACATATGCAATCGCCGCATCTATCGCGGCTCATATACTGGTTGTAGGCGTGGTCGGGCACTCGTCCGCTGCCAGGCTCAATACCGCGTCAGCAGCAGTGCTGGCTCCAAAGTTCATCAAGGTGGACTTCGTGGGCGATCCTTCCGAGGCAACTAAGCCAAAGCCCGTCGAAACGTCTAGGTCAGAACCGATTGCCAGTCAGCTCGATAGACAAGCTCAGCCTGATCCTGAAATGACCACACCTATCTATAACGCATCACCACGCCAATTGATCAGACAGCCGATTTCAGTTCCCGGCGCACCGCGCGGATCGGGTCATCAGATGCCGGGCAACCCCGGCGGCAAATTAAATATCGGGTCGACCAGCGCTAACGGCGATCTGGGTGGCAACTGGGGCGGTGGTCGCACACCGGTCGGCTGGGTTCCCGGCAGTGATGATGGCAAGGGCAAAGGTTCAGGCAGTGGAGCAGGGGAGGGTCGTCCCGACCCTGTAAAAAATGCATCCGATGGCCCCGGCAGGGAACCTGCTCCCGTACCTGTCCCGCGCACTGTCAGCGTGCGTATATGCGACCAGTCCGGCATGCTTGCAGGCGAATACTGCAGGTCGACCAGCGCTCGTAGCTTTATCGAGGGCGAACAGCCAAGTCGAACATGCACCCACTGCAAGGCTCCAGAGTATAAATCGCGCCTGGCAGATCAGGCGAACCCGGTCCTCACCAGAGACGCCGGCGTTTCGGTCCCAGCTTCGGTGGAAGAGGGTCTGAGTCTGACTGTAAAGGTTGAGTATACGGTCACGAACGAGGGCTCCGTATCCGATGTAAGCGTAATCCAGTCATCAGGCAATAGAGCGCTCGACAAGGCGGTTATAAGCGCGACCTCCAGGCTCAAATACAAGCCCGCTGTTCAGGACGGCACTGCTCGCAGCGTTAAAATGACCCGCACTTACAGGATCAATACCTGA
- a CDS encoding MotA/TolQ/ExbB proton channel family protein — MSWMVNAVELLAKGGVVMIPLMICSVISVAVLIERYFKISKAQADVSEVIKRAEDAIYDGSPENAMSILERVDNPVARVISAGICNRHLGERGSERAMEEQGTREVSALTRRLGSLDTIITIAPLLGLLGTVTGMISAFHVIAAKSGISTPTAITGGVAEALIATATGLAIAIFTLIGNNYLQDRIKCIVAEIEARGNETVNILVESQEEPRGEIKRISA; from the coding sequence ATGAGTTGGATGGTGAATGCTGTCGAGCTGCTTGCTAAGGGCGGCGTTGTAATGATTCCTCTGATGATCTGTTCGGTCATCAGTGTTGCCGTGCTCATCGAGCGTTATTTCAAGATCAGTAAGGCTCAGGCCGATGTCTCGGAAGTTATCAAGCGCGCCGAGGATGCCATTTATGACGGCAGCCCTGAGAATGCTATGTCTATACTCGAACGTGTTGATAATCCGGTCGCAAGAGTCATATCCGCCGGTATATGCAACCGTCATCTGGGTGAGCGCGGGTCAGAGAGAGCTATGGAAGAGCAGGGCACTCGCGAGGTATCAGCTCTTACCCGCCGTCTGGGTTCGCTCGACACGATTATTACTATAGCACCTCTGCTTGGACTGCTCGGAACAGTCACCGGTATGATCTCCGCTTTTCATGTGATTGCTGCCAAATCCGGCATCAGCACCCCGACCGCTATCACAGGCGGCGTCGCTGAGGCCCTCATTGCAACCGCGACCGGTCTTGCTATAGCGATCTTTACCCTGATCGGCAACAATTATCTGCAGGATCGGATCAAGTGCATAGTCGCCGAGATCGAGGCCAGAGGCAACGAGACGGTCAACATTCTTGTCGAATCGCAGGAGGAGCCTAGAGGTGAAATTAAGCGTATATCAGCCTAA
- a CDS encoding L-rhamnose/proton symporter RhaT, producing the protein MNTSTLLGASVVALAGFLIGSGAWPIKVMRKFEVEHWLFIGQLIGLVILPWTITLAFCPHALSAYMSVEPSVLIKSNLFALSWGIANVMCGLCYVRIGVALTGAILTGLGVSVGVTMPMLVKGTGLFNKAPAIWSQAGRIVLIGVAVMLVGVALSSAAGFGRDRVLNKLQKTHGGFLGGLIMASIAGVLSCGLSFAFVYSQGPVVEALKAQGAGSTAATFGVWAIGLLGGALINVLYPAYLMTRRKNWHVLIDDGRDILLASCIGVTLVITVVLMGKGMLLLGAMGASVGFGIQQALQMLGCQSVGFVSGEWKGIHGKPIKMMYAAIAILIIATLIMAYGNSLL; encoded by the coding sequence ATGAACACATCGACGCTGCTTGGAGCTTCGGTAGTAGCGCTGGCAGGCTTTCTCATAGGCTCAGGCGCATGGCCGATCAAGGTCATGCGAAAGTTCGAGGTCGAGCACTGGCTATTTATCGGTCAGCTTATAGGATTGGTGATACTCCCCTGGACTATCACACTGGCATTTTGCCCACATGCTCTTTCCGCATACATGAGCGTAGAACCGTCTGTTCTGATAAAGTCCAACCTGTTTGCACTCAGTTGGGGAATTGCCAATGTGATGTGCGGTCTGTGTTACGTGCGCATCGGTGTGGCGCTTACAGGCGCTATTCTGACCGGGCTGGGTGTCTCGGTCGGAGTGACGATGCCGATGCTCGTGAAGGGCACAGGACTCTTTAACAAAGCTCCAGCAATTTGGTCTCAGGCAGGACGTATCGTTTTGATCGGTGTGGCGGTTATGCTGGTAGGTGTGGCGCTGAGTTCGGCTGCAGGCTTCGGGCGCGACCGCGTTTTGAACAAACTCCAGAAAACACATGGAGGCTTCCTTGGAGGCCTCATTATGGCTTCTATTGCCGGGGTTTTGTCGTGCGGGCTCAGCTTTGCTTTCGTTTACAGCCAGGGACCGGTCGTCGAAGCTCTGAAAGCGCAGGGCGCGGGCAGCACCGCCGCGACATTCGGCGTATGGGCAATAGGGCTGCTGGGCGGGGCCCTGATAAACGTTCTCTATCCGGCATACCTGATGACCAGGCGTAAGAACTGGCATGTGCTGATCGACGACGGCAGAGATATTTTACTTGCCTCATGTATCGGTGTAACGCTTGTCATCACGGTCGTGCTGATGGGTAAAGGAATGCTTCTGCTGGGAGCGATGGGCGCTTCTGTCGGCTTCGGTATCCAGCAGGCTCTGCAGATGCTTGGCTGCCAGAGCGTAGGTTTTGTCAGTGGTGAATGGAAAGGCATCCACGGAAAGCCCATTAAGATGATGTATGCTGCAATAGCCATACTTATAATCGCTACGCTGATTATGGCTTACGGCAATTCCCTGTTATAA
- a CDS encoding biopolymer transporter ExbD, with translation MKLSVYQPKKARIEIIPMIDTIFFLLVFFMMASLAMTTSKGMPVNLPKASAATERPVCKVVLTLTPTGNYYIDKQQVTFGQIQDSLKARLKDNPGAVVVINCDKAQNWEKGIQLADEAKRAGAKYLTIATEPKPVTNS, from the coding sequence GTGAAATTAAGCGTATATCAGCCTAAAAAGGCCCGCATTGAGATTATTCCAATGATCGACACCATCTTCTTCCTGCTGGTGTTCTTTATGATGGCTTCGCTTGCCATGACGACGTCGAAGGGCATGCCCGTGAACCTGCCCAAGGCTTCCGCCGCGACAGAGCGCCCAGTATGCAAAGTCGTTCTGACCCTGACTCCGACAGGTAACTATTACATAGATAAGCAGCAGGTCACATTCGGACAGATTCAAGACAGTCTGAAAGCTCGTCTGAAAGACAATCCCGGCGCGGTCGTGGTTATAAACTGCGACAAAGCGCAGAATTGGGAGAAAGGTATCCAGCTTGCCGATGAGGCCAAGCGCGCTGGAGCCAAATATCTGACCATTGCCACCGAACCTAAACCCGTAACCAACTCATAA
- the queC gene encoding 7-cyano-7-deazaguanine synthase QueC: MKKAVVLISGGLDSATTAAIAKSEGYELYAMSFDYGQRHRREIDSARAVAKSLGAKDHLIISFDMRKIGGSALTADIDVPLDRKNDEMSAGIPVTYVPARNTIFLSFALSYAEAIGAQDIFIGVNQIDYSGYPDCRAEFIEAFEKTANLATKAGVEGTSRFRIRTPLINMTKADTIRHGLNLWVDYSLTWSCYSGGEHACGRCDSCKLRLAGFAEVGAKDPVEYEISA; this comes from the coding sequence ATGAAAAAAGCAGTCGTATTGATCTCCGGCGGGCTGGACAGCGCCACCACTGCAGCCATAGCAAAGTCCGAGGGCTATGAGCTTTACGCAATGTCGTTTGATTACGGCCAGCGCCACCGCCGCGAGATAGACAGCGCCAGGGCCGTAGCCAAAAGTCTGGGCGCAAAGGATCACCTTATTATATCTTTCGATATGCGCAAGATAGGCGGCAGCGCCCTTACAGCGGATATCGATGTGCCTCTTGATAGAAAAAATGATGAAATGAGCGCCGGCATTCCGGTCACATATGTCCCCGCACGCAATACCATCTTCCTTTCATTTGCTCTCTCCTATGCCGAAGCGATAGGCGCGCAGGACATTTTCATAGGCGTCAACCAGATCGACTACAGCGGCTACCCCGACTGCCGCGCTGAGTTCATCGAGGCCTTTGAAAAGACTGCCAATCTCGCTACCAAAGCAGGGGTCGAAGGAACGTCAAGATTCCGCATCAGGACCCCGCTGATAAATATGACCAAGGCGGACACTATTCGCCATGGTCTCAATCTTTGGGTGGATTATTCTCTCACGTGGAGCTGCTACAGCGGCGGTGAGCACGCATGCGGCAGATGCGACAGCTGCAAGCTCAGACTGGCCGGATTTGCCGAAGTCGGCGCAAAAGATCCGGTTGAATATGAGATATCAGCCTGA
- a CDS encoding peptidoglycan bridge formation glycyltransferase FemA/FemB family protein: MEIKLSTATEQDRKRFNDFVARFDTGDLLQSFEWGDLKSHSGWKPVHVFAERDCEIVAAASLLKRAIPKVGRCIMYAPRGPVLDTQDTELVRAFSAYLRETAIKHKAILLKIDPPVPVEDTVSESNLRSVGFVPVTAQGFGGTQPKCVMQLDLDKSLDELMASFKEKWRYNIRLAGRKGVTVNMDCPRSDLPVFYELLKATCERDGFLVRDMSYFENMWDALVPAGYMKLVLTYYEGQPIAGAIAYIFGDKAMYTYGASSNEHRNVMPNHLMQWTMIQWAKESGCKWYDFRGVSPKKGNGDEHLQGLNRFKDGFSPRFVEYIGEYDMVLSPGFYWLWNVLLPKIQNALKARKRKSIHESTE; this comes from the coding sequence GTGGAAATCAAACTATCAACAGCAACCGAGCAGGACCGCAAGCGGTTCAACGATTTTGTCGCCCGTTTTGATACGGGCGATTTGCTTCAGTCCTTTGAGTGGGGCGATCTCAAGTCTCACAGCGGCTGGAAACCTGTGCATGTGTTTGCAGAACGTGATTGCGAGATTGTCGCTGCTGCATCGCTTCTCAAAAGGGCTATACCAAAAGTCGGCAGATGCATAATGTATGCCCCAAGGGGTCCCGTGCTCGATACACAGGATACTGAGCTTGTGCGGGCGTTCAGCGCTTATCTGAGAGAAACTGCAATTAAACACAAGGCGATACTGCTGAAAATAGATCCGCCAGTGCCTGTCGAGGACACCGTCAGTGAGTCGAACCTGCGGTCTGTCGGGTTTGTGCCGGTGACGGCGCAGGGTTTTGGCGGGACGCAGCCCAAATGCGTGATGCAGCTCGATCTGGACAAGTCACTCGATGAGTTGATGGCATCATTCAAAGAAAAATGGCGATATAACATCCGGCTGGCCGGGCGCAAAGGTGTTACGGTCAATATGGATTGCCCCAGGTCGGACCTGCCCGTCTTTTACGAACTGCTGAAGGCAACCTGTGAGCGTGATGGTTTCCTGGTGCGGGATATGAGTTATTTTGAGAATATGTGGGATGCACTGGTGCCTGCGGGTTACATGAAACTGGTCCTTACATACTATGAAGGCCAGCCCATCGCTGGCGCGATCGCGTATATCTTCGGCGATAAGGCGATGTATACATACGGCGCATCGTCAAACGAGCACCGCAACGTTATGCCCAACCACCTGATGCAGTGGACTATGATCCAGTGGGCAAAAGAGTCCGGCTGCAAGTGGTACGATTTTAGAGGGGTCAGCCCCAAAAAAGGCAATGGAGACGAGCACCTGCAGGGTTTGAACAGGTTCAAAGATGGTTTCTCGCCGAGGTTCGTAGAGTATATAGGCGAATACGATATGGTGCTTTCGCCGGGGTTCTACTGGCTGTGGAACGTGCTTTTGCCTAAGATTCAAAATGCTCTTAAAGCCAGAAAGAGAAAGTCCATTCATGAAAGCACGGAATAA